Within Conexibacter woesei DSM 14684, the genomic segment CGGTCTGATCGGCCGCTACGCGATCGAGGGCTGGGCGCGCGTGCCGGTCGAGATGGACGTCGCCTCCGAGTACCGCTACCGCAACCCCGTCGTCGGTCCCGGCGATCTCGTGATCGGGATCTCGCAGTCGGGCGAGACGGCCGACACGCTCGCCGCGATGCGGCTGGCGCGCGAGCGCGGCGCGACGGTGCTGGCGATCACGAACGTGATGGGCTCGCAGGCGACGCGCGACGCCGACGGCGTGCTCTTCACGCGCGCGGGGCTGGAGATCGGCGTCGCCGCGACGAAGACGTTCGTCGGCCAGGTCGCCGTGATGTACCTGCTCGCGCTGCGGCTCGCCGAGCTGCGTGGCACGCTCGCGCCCGAGCGGCTGGCCGAGCTGGTCGGAGAGCTGAAGCGGCTCCCGCACCACATCACGGAGATGCTCGACGCCGGCGACGAGGAGATCCGCGCGATCGCCGAGCGCCACTACAAGGCGGAGTTCTTCCTCTACCTCGGCCGCCACATCGGCCTCCCGGTCGCGCTCGAAGGCGCGCTGAAGCTGAAGGAGATCAGCTACATCGCGACGGACGCGTACGCCGCCGGCGAGATGAAGCACGGCCCGATCGCGCTGCTCGACGACGACACCCCCGTCGTCTGCGTCGCGACCGACTCGCCCGTGCTGGACAAGGTCGTCTCGAACATCCAGGAGGTGCGCGTCCGCGGCGCGCACGTGATCGCCGTCGCGAGCGCCGGCAACGAGGAGATCCGCGAGCACGCCGAGGAGGTCCTGACGGTCGCCGAGACCGACTGGATGCTGGCGCCGCTGCTCGCCGTCGTCCCGCTCCAGCTGCTCTCGTACCACGTCGCCCGGCTGCGCGGCCTCAACGTCGACCAGCCGCGCAACCTCGCCAAGACCGTGACCGTCGAGTAGCCTCGCCCGCATGAAGGGCGTCGGGATCGACCAGCTGGAGATCGAGCGCCTCGAGCAGGCGCTGGCGCGGCGGCCGCGTCTCGCCGAACGGCTCTTCACCGCGGCGGAGCGCGCCTACGCCGCCGAGCGGGCGCGTCCGGCGCAGCACCTCGCGGCGCGCTTCTGCGCCAAGGAGGCCGTCGCGAAGGCGCTCGGGCTGGAGGCGTGGAGCTTCACCGACGTCGAGGTCGTACGCGGCGACGGCGCGCCGCGGATCGAGCTGCACGGCGACGTCGCGCGGCAGGCGGCGGAGCTCGGCGTCACGCAGGTCGCGATCTCGCTGACCCACACCCGCCGCGACGCGGCGGCCGTCGCGATCGCGACGTGAGCGCAGTGCTTCCGGCCTGGCTCGATCCGCTGCCGGACGCCGCCGCCCAGCGCGCGCTCGACGGCTGGGCGATCGAGCAGCGCGGGATCCCCGGGATCGAGCTGATGGAGCGCGCCGGGCGCGGGCTGTTCGAGCTGGTCCAGCGCTGCGTCCCGGACGGGACGATCGCCGTCGTCTGCGGTAAGGGCAACAACGGCGGCGACGGCCTCGTCGTCGCGCGCCTGCTGCGCGAGGCCGGCCGCGAGGTCGACGTCCACCTGCTGCCCGACCCGGGTGAGCTGGAGGGCGACGCGCGCACGAACCTGGAGCGGCTGTGCGGCGCCCCGCCGCGGATCTTCAACCCGGGCGCGCTGTTCGAGGTCGCCGGCATCGTCGACGCCGTCCTCGGCACCGGCGCGAGCGGCGCACCGCGCGGCCTTGTCGGCGACGCGGTCGACACGATCGCCGCCGCCGCAGACCACGGTGTGACGGTCGTCGCCTGCGACGTCCCCAGCGGCGTCGACGCCTCCACCGGCGAGGTCGCGGGCGTCGCGGTGCGCGCACGGGCGACCGCGACCTTCCACGCCGCCAAGCCAGGCCTCTGGATCGCGCCCGGCAAGCAGCACGCGGGCGAGGTCGTCGTCGTCGACATCGGGATCCCCGGCGACGACGGCGGACGCCCGCCGGCGACAGTCGCGGGTGCCGGCGCGATCACCGCCGCCGTCCTCGCCGAGCTGCCCTCGCGCGGCGCGGCCTCGACGAAGTTCGACGGCGGCAGCGTGCTCGTCTGCGGCGGCTCGACCGGCCTCACCGGTGCGCCCTCGCTCGCCTCGGCGGCGGCGGCGCGGGCCGGCGCCGGCTACGTGACGGTGCTCGTGCCGGCGTCGCTGAACCTCGTCTTCGAGGTGCGGCAGGCGGAGGTGATGTCGGTCCCGCTGCCTGACGAGGACGGGGCGTTGATGCCCGCGGCGGTCGCACCGGCGCTGGAGCGACTGGAGCGAGCCGACGCGCTCGTGCTCGGACCCGGCCTCGGGCGGGCGGAGGGGTCGGCGCAGTTCGCGCGCGACCTCGCGGCGGCCGCGAACGTGCCGCTGGTGCTCGACGCGGACGGTCTCAACGCGCACGCCGGGCGGCTGGAGGATCTCGCCAGCCGCCGCGCGCCCACGGTCCTGACGCCGCACGGCGGCGAGCTGGCGCGGCTGCTGGGCGTGGGGAACGAGGAGGTGCGCGGGCGGCGGCTGGCGCTTGCGCGCGAGGCCGCCCACCGCGCGGGCGCGATCGTCGTCCTGAAGGGCGACGACACGCTCGTGGTGACACCGGCCGGAGCGGTCGCGGTCAGCCCCGGCGACGCGCCGGCGCTCGCGACGGCGGGGACCGGGGACGTGCTCGGCGGGACGATCGCGGCGCTGCTGGCGCGCCGGGTCGAGCCGTTCGCCGCCGCCTGCGCCGGCGTCGAGCTGCACCGCCGCGCGGGCCGGATCGTCGGCGAGCGGATCGGCGTCGAGGGCGCGATCGCCGGTGACGTGATCGACGCGCTGCCGGCCGCGCGACGCCGCTGACGCGGCGGCCGCCCGGCGCACGCCCGGGCGCCAGCGGGTCGTGCACGGCAGTCGGATAATCTCCCGCCAATGCCCACCGTCGCAGACATCATGGAGCGGGACCCGATCACAGTGTCCCCAGAGGACTCGGTCGAGACGCTGCTGAAGGTGCTGCGGACGCACGAGCTGCCCGGCGTCCCGGTCGTCAACGGCGGCGGGCGCCCGGTCGGCATCGTCACCGAGGCCGACCTCGTGATGGTCGACGAGGAGGAAGATCTCCGCCTCCCGCTGCACATCGACCTGTTCGGCGCGCAGATCTTCCTCGGCCCGGTCAAGCGCTTCGAGGAGCGCTTCAGAAAGGCGATCGCCGCGACCGTCGGCGACATGATGACCGAGGACCCGATCACGGTCGACGCCGACACGGACGTCAAGGAGGCCGCGCGGATCATCGCCGAGCGGCGCCACAACCGGCTGCCCGTCGTCGAGCACGGCCGGCTCGTCGGCGTCGTGACGCGCCTCGACGTGCTCGAAGCGCTCGTCAGCGAGGAGTGACGGGCGGCACGCCCGTCGTCGACCCTGCCGACATGGCGCTGCGTGCACTCGCTCGGGTCAACCTTGCGGCGATCGAGCGCAACTGCGCGCTGATACGCCGCGAGATCGGCGCGGACGTCGCGCTGTGCGCGGCGGTGAAGGCGAACGGCTACGGCCACGGCGCGGTCCAGTCGGCGCGCGCCGCGGTGGCGGGCGGGGCGACGTGGCTCGCGGTCGCGACCGGCGGTGAGGCGGCCGAGCTGCGCGCCGCGAGGCTCGACGCGCGGCTGATCGTGCTCGGCGCGCTCGCGCCGGAGGAGTTGGACGAGGCGCTCGACGCGGACGCGGATGTCGTCGCCTGGAACGAGCGGTTCGTCGAGCAGCTGGCGACGGCTGCCGGCGCGCGTGCCGCGGCGACCGCGGCGCCGCCGATCCGCGTCCATCTCAAGCTCGACGTCGGCATGGGCCGGCTCGGCACGCGCGACGCGGACGAGCTGCTGCGGGTCGCCGACCGCGTCGCCGCGGCGCCCGGGCTGGAGCTGGCGGGCGCGATGACGCACTTCCCCTGCGCCGACGAGGACGTCGCGCTGACGCGCGGCCAGCTCGCCGCGTTCACCGCCTTCGGCGAGCGGCTGCGGGCCGCCCACCCCGGCGTCCTGCTGCACGCCGCCAACAGCGCCGCTGCGCTCGCGCTGCCGGAGTCGCGGCTCGACCTCGTCCGCTGCGGCATCGCCGTCTACGGGCTCTCGCCGTGGGAGGACGACGCGACCGCGCATGGGCTGGAGCCGGCGCTGGAGCTGCGCTCCTGGGTCGCGGCGCTGAAGCCGCTCGCGGCGGGGGAGACGGTCGGCTACGGCGCCCGCTTCCGCGCGCAGGCGCCGACGTGGATCGCGACGCTGCCGATCGGGTACGGCGACGGCGTCCGCCGCGGCTGGGAGCGCGACGGCGTCGCGCTGCTCGGCGGCCGGCGCCGCCCGCTCGTCGGGCGCGTCTCGATGGACAACGTGACCGTCGACGTCGGCCCGGAGCCCGGCGTCGCGCTCGGCGATCCGGCGATCCTGATCGGGGCGGCGGGGGAGGAGCGGCTGACGGCGGAGGAGGTCGCGCGGCGGCTCGGGACGATCAACTACGAGGTCGTCACGGCGCTGAGCGCGCGTGTCGTCCGCGCGTACCACCGCGACGGGGCGCCGGCGTGAGCGCGCCCGCCGACACCTCAGCCGGCGCGCCCGATCCGCTCGCGGTCGCGCGCGAGGCGCTCGCGGGGACGCGCACGTGGCTCGTCGGCGGCGCAGTGCGCGACCGTCTGCTCGATCGTGTGACGAAGGACCTCGACCTGGCGGTCGACGGCGACGTCGAGGCGGCGGCGCGCGGGCTCGGCCGTGCCGCGCGCGCGGCGGTCTTCCCGCTCTCGGAGGCGTTCGGCGCGTGGCGCGTCGTCGCGCGCGAGGGCGCTTGGCAGGCCGATCTGGCGCCGTTGACGGGCGCGACGATCGAGCAGGACCTCGCGCAGCGCGACTTCACGGTCAACGCGATCGCCGAGCCGCTCGCCGGCGGCGACCCGATCGATCCGACCGGCGGCGCCGCGGATCTCGCGGCGCGGCGGCTGCGGATGGTCTCGCCGGGGGCGTTCTCGGCCGACCCGGTGCGCGTGATGCGGCTGCCGCGGTTCGCCTCCGAGCTGGGGCTCGAGGTCGAGGTCGGCACGCTCGCGGCCGCGCGGCTCGACGCGCCGCGGCTGCGCGAGGTCGCGCAGGAGCGCGTCTTCGCCGAGCTGCGCCGTGTCGTCGGCGCGCCGGACCCGCTGCACGGGCTGGAGCTGATGGGCCAGCTCGGCGCGACCGCGGCGGTGCTGCCGGAGCTGGACGCGCTGCGCGGTGTCGAGCAGAGCGCCTACCACCACCTCGACGTCCACGACCACACGCTCGCGGTCCTCGCCGAGACGGTCGCGCTGGAGGGCGATCCCGCCGCCGTCTTCGGCCCCGAGCGCGGCGAGCGGCTGCGCGAGCTGCTGGCGCAGCCGTTCTCCGACGAGCTGTCGCGCGGCACCGCGCTGCGCTTCGGCGCGCTGCTGCACGACATCGCCAAGCCGCAGACGCGTGGCGTGATGGAGAGCGGCCGCGTGACGTTCTTCGACCACGACGCGCAGGGCGCGGAGCTGACGCGCGAGATCCTCACGCGGCTGAGAACGAGCGAGAAGCTGCGCGCCCATGTCGCCGCGCTGGCACGGCACCACCTGCGGCTCGGCTTCCTCGTGCACGAGCGGCCGCTGACGCGCCGCGACGAGCACCGCTACCTGCGCCGCACGACCCCGGTCGAGGTCGACGTCACGCTGCTGTCGGTCGCCGACCGGCTCGCGACCCGTGGCCGCAAGTCCGACGAGGCGATCGCCAAGCACCTCGACCTCGCGCGCGAGCTGATCGGCCCGGCGCTGGCGTGGGAGTCGGGCGAGCGGCCGCTCCCGCTGATCCGCGGCGACGAGCTGGCCGACGCGCTGGAGATCCCGCGCGGGCCGCGGCTCGGCACGCTGCTGGCGGAGCTGGAGGCGGCGCAGTACGCCGGCGAGGTGTCGACGCGCGAGCAGGCCGTCGAGCACGCGCGCGCGGCGCTCGCCGCGGCCGGCGACGGCGAGTAGCCGGCGACGGCGAGCGGCGACGACGGCGAGCGGCGGCGACGGCGAGCGGCGGCGACGGCGAGAGCCCCGCGTGGCGCCGAGTGGCTCGCGCGGCGCTGCTAGGCCGACGTCGCGCTGCGCTCGGCCGGCGGGCCAGCGGTCGCCGCGACCCGCCGCGCGATCGCGGTGCAGAGCGTGACGGCGTCGTCGACGCTGCCGTGGTCGACGTTGTCGGCGGTGTCCGTCGGCCAGTGGTAGTTCGCCGGCACCTTGTGCGGCGTGACGGAGCCGATCATCGCGGTCGGGTAGCCGGCCTTCAGTGCGATCAGCCCGTCGGTCGCGTTGCGGAAGCGCAGTCCGCGGCGCAGGTGGACGCCGGCGTCGCGCGCGCAGACGTCGATCAGCCGCTTGAAGTCGTCCGGGTACTCGCGCATCCGCAGCATTCCCTCGCCCTCCAGCAGCGCCAGCTCCGGCGAGCCGACGGTGTCGACGCAGACGACGTGGGTCGACTCGGGCGGCAGTCTCGGGAAGTGGCGCCGCGCGAACGCGTGCATGCCCTCCATGAAGCTCTCCTCCGAGCCGGTCGAGACGAGCAGGACGCGCAGCCCCTCGACGGGCCGCTCCGCCAGCTCGGTCGCGACGCCGAGCAGCGTCGCGACGCCGGTCAGGTTGTCGTTCGCGCCGGGAACCGCGCCGCGCGAGCCGATCTCGGCGAACGTCGCCGCCGAGCCGAGCGCGAGCGCCGTGCCCGCGGTCAGCAGCCGTCTGCTGCCGGTCAGCGCGCCGAGCGCGACGAGCGCGGGGCCGGCGAACACCGGCGCCATCAGCGGCGGCGACGTGTCGCTGCGCTCCAGCAGCCCGGGGGCGTATCTGGCCAGCAGCGGCAGAACGCCGGGGTGGAAGAGGATCCCCCAGTGCGCGGCGTCGTGGTGGGCGACGAAGACGATCGTGCGCTCGGCATCGACGTCGCCGGTCTCGGCGACGACGTTCCAGGTCGGCCGGCTCGGCAGGAAGCGGCGCCGGAACCACAGCGACCCGCCGCTGACGTCGTCGTAGATCGCGGCCGCGGCGAACGCGCCGGCGCCGCCCGCCAGCAGCCGGGCGTTGCGCCCGCCGCGCTGGGCGGCGAGCCCGGCGGCGCCGGCGAGCGCGGCCGGGACGCCGAGCGGGAACCAGTAGCCGCCGTGCGCGCGCTCCTCCTCGACCCGCGCGCTGCAGCCGAACTCGCCGAGCCGCGCCGCGATCCACTGCGCCGCCTCGCGCTCGCCGGGCGAGGCGGAGGGACGGTCGATCGCCGCGAGGTGGGCGATCGCGTCGCGGAGGTGACGGCGGTCGGGCACGGAGCAGCTGAGGCTACCGATATGCTCGGCGCGTGCCCACCAACTCCGACTGCATCTTCTGCAAGATCGTCGCCGGGGAGCTGCCCGCGCGGATCGTCCGCGAGGACGAGCGCACGATCGCGTTCATGGACATAGCTCCCGCGACCTACGGCCACACGCTCGTGATCCCGCGCAGCCATTCGCGCGATCTGCTGGAGATCGAGCAGGCGGATCTGCAAGCTGTCGCCCACGCCGGGCAGCTCGTCGCGCAACGTGCGAAGGAGCGTCTCGGCGCCGACGGGGTCAACCTGATCAACTCGTGCGGCGCCGCCGCGTGGCAGACGGTCTTCCACTTCCATCTGCACGTGATCCCCCGGTATTCGGACGATCCGCTGAGATTGCCGTGGGTCCCGGCACAGGGCGACCCGGACGAGATCGCCACCGCCGCAGCGCAGCTGATCGGCTGAATTGCTGGCGCGTCGACCGTCGCCGGAGCGAGGTCGCGACGAATGCCACTTGCAGTTCACCCCTTTGGTGCTGTTGACTTTCCCGTGACAGATCGGGCGATGGGCCCGATGTAAACCTGCCGGCATGTCCGGCATGCTGCTCCTCGGGGGACGCAATGGCAACGGGTACGGTCAAGTGGTTCAGCGACGACAAGGGCTTCGGCTTCATCACGCCGGATGACGGCGGTCGCGACCTCTTCGTCCACTATTCCGGTATCTCAGGAGACGGATACCGCTCACTCCCGGAGGGCTCGAAGGTGTCCTACGAGGAGGAACAGGGAGACAAGGGACCGAAGGCGGTCAACGTCACCAAGATCTGAATCCTCGGGGTCGGCGGCCACGCGCTGTGGCCGCCGCGCACCGTTCCAGGACGGCGTGAGCGCTACTCGCGCCGCCGCTTCGTGTTGAATGAGCACATGAAGCGCATACTCATCGGCCTCGCCGCGTCCGCGTGTGCGCTCGGCGTCGCCGCTCCCACTGCCTCCGCCAGACTCTACGAGCTGGGCGAGAGCACCGTTCCTGTGACCACGAGCTGCCCCGACGACTGCTTCGTCGTCACCCGCACCACGGCGCTCCAGGTCAACACGAACGGCACGACCTACCCGACGACCGCGAAGGCCGACGGCCGCGTCGTCGCCCTCACGCTCCAGCTCGGGTCGCTGACCGACAGACAGATCAGCTTCTTCAACAGAACGTACGGCGGCACGCCGCGCGTGCAGCTGACCGTCCTGAGCCAGTCGTCGAGACAGAGACCGAGACGGCTCTACACGGCGACCGCGCAGAGCGAGGTCTTCCGCATCACCCCGTTCCTCGGGACGACCGTGCAGTTCCCGTTCGAGACGAGCCTGCCGATCGAGAAGGGCGACGTCGTCGCGCTGACGGTCCCGACGTGGGCGCCGATCCTCGCGGTCAACCTCGACAAGACCAACGGCTGGCGCGCGAGCCGCGCGAGCGGCTGCCGCGACCTGGTGACGCAGACCGCGCAGCAGACGATCGGCAGCGAGTCGGCGTACAAGTGCCTCTACCAGACGGCCAAGCTGACCTACACGGCGACGATGATCTCGACGCCGAAGCCGCCGAGAGAGACGAGAGACCCGAGCAGAAGAGACACGACGACGAGAAGATGACCGCGGCGGGAGCCGGCGCCTCGGGCGACCCGGCTCCCCGTGCGGCGCGCGGTCGGCCTGCCGACCGCGCACCTCGTCACACGCGCGCGCCGGAGCTAACATCGGCGCGTGAGCACAGCGGGCTGGATCTTCCTCGTCGGGATGCGGGTGATAGATCTCGGCGGCATGATCGTCTGGCTGGTGTGGTTCTTCCGCCACCAGGACGAGCCTGACGAGTGGGGCGACTGGGACGACCCTGGCAGAGATCCCCCGCCGGATCGGCCGTCCCCGCCGGATCCCGGCGACCGCGGCGACTGCCTGCCGCTGCCCGACGCCGCGCCGTGGCCGGTCCGTCTGCGCGACCACACGACCGCGCGTCCGCGTGGGACCGAGCGCGAGCGGCGCGGCGAGCCGGCACGGCGCGAACGCGAGCGCGCCCGGTCAGCTCGCGCCGGCTAGCAGGCGCCGGGGTTCTGCTCGCAGAAGGCGTCGGTGTCCGGCGAGGCGCCGCCGGGCGAGGCGCCGCCGCCGGTGTCGCCACCGCCGGTGCCGCCGTCCGTCGTGCCGCCGCCGCCGGGGGGAGGCGCCGCCGCCGGTGTCGCCACCGCCGGTATCGCCGCCGCCCGTGTCGCCGCCGGTGCCGGTGTCGCCGCCGGTCGTGCCGTCGGTGCCGCCACCGGTGTCGCCCGAGGTGTCACCGCCGCTGTCGACGGTGCCGCCGCCGGTCGAGTCCGACGAGCCGTCGTCGACGGCGCCGCCGGTCGAGCTGCTGGTGTCGGGCGTCGTGGAGGTTGTCGACGTCGTCG encodes:
- the acpS gene encoding holo-ACP synthase, with amino-acid sequence MKGVGIDQLEIERLEQALARRPRLAERLFTAAERAYAAERARPAQHLAARFCAKEAVAKALGLEAWSFTDVEVVRGDGAPRIELHGDVARQAAELGVTQVAISLTHTRRDAAAVAIAT
- a CDS encoding HIT family protein, which produces MPTNSDCIFCKIVAGELPARIVREDERTIAFMDIAPATYGHTLVIPRSHSRDLLEIEQADLQAVAHAGQLVAQRAKERLGADGVNLINSCGAAAWQTVFHFHLHVIPRYSDDPLRLPWVPAQGDPDEIATAAAQLIG
- a CDS encoding M28 family metallopeptidase, with protein sequence MPDRRHLRDAIAHLAAIDRPSASPGEREAAQWIAARLGEFGCSARVEEERAHGGYWFPLGVPAALAGAAGLAAQRGGRNARLLAGGAGAFAAAAIYDDVSGGSLWFRRRFLPSRPTWNVVAETGDVDAERTIVFVAHHDAAHWGILFHPGVLPLLARYAPGLLERSDTSPPLMAPVFAGPALVALGALTGSRRLLTAGTALALGSAATFAEIGSRGAVPGANDNLTGVATLLGVATELAERPVEGLRVLLVSTGSEESFMEGMHAFARRHFPRLPPESTHVVCVDTVGSPELALLEGEGMLRMREYPDDFKRLIDVCARDAGVHLRRGLRFRNATDGLIALKAGYPTAMIGSVTPHKVPANYHWPTDTADNVDHGSVDDAVTLCTAIARRVAATAGPPAERSATSA
- a CDS encoding CBS domain-containing protein; translation: MPTVADIMERDPITVSPEDSVETLLKVLRTHELPGVPVVNGGGRPVGIVTEADLVMVDEEEDLRLPLHIDLFGAQIFLGPVKRFEERFRKAIAATVGDMMTEDPITVDADTDVKEAARIIAERRHNRLPVVEHGRLVGVVTRLDVLEALVSEE
- a CDS encoding HDIG domain-containing metalloprotein, with product MSAPADTSAGAPDPLAVAREALAGTRTWLVGGAVRDRLLDRVTKDLDLAVDGDVEAAARGLGRAARAAVFPLSEAFGAWRVVAREGAWQADLAPLTGATIEQDLAQRDFTVNAIAEPLAGGDPIDPTGGAADLAARRLRMVSPGAFSADPVRVMRLPRFASELGLEVEVGTLAAARLDAPRLREVAQERVFAELRRVVGAPDPLHGLELMGQLGATAAVLPELDALRGVEQSAYHHLDVHDHTLAVLAETVALEGDPAAVFGPERGERLRELLAQPFSDELSRGTALRFGALLHDIAKPQTRGVMESGRVTFFDHDAQGAELTREILTRLRTSEKLRAHVAALARHHLRLGFLVHERPLTRRDEHRYLRRTTPVEVDVTLLSVADRLATRGRKSDEAIAKHLDLARELIGPALAWESGERPLPLIRGDELADALEIPRGPRLGTLLAELEAAQYAGEVSTREQAVEHARAALAAAGDGE
- a CDS encoding cold-shock protein, with product MATGTVKWFSDDKGFGFITPDDGGRDLFVHYSGISGDGYRSLPEGSKVSYEEEQGDKGPKAVNVTKI
- a CDS encoding bifunctional ADP-dependent NAD(P)H-hydrate dehydratase/NAD(P)H-hydrate epimerase encodes the protein MSAVLPAWLDPLPDAAAQRALDGWAIEQRGIPGIELMERAGRGLFELVQRCVPDGTIAVVCGKGNNGGDGLVVARLLREAGREVDVHLLPDPGELEGDARTNLERLCGAPPRIFNPGALFEVAGIVDAVLGTGASGAPRGLVGDAVDTIAAAADHGVTVVACDVPSGVDASTGEVAGVAVRARATATFHAAKPGLWIAPGKQHAGEVVVVDIGIPGDDGGRPPATVAGAGAITAAVLAELPSRGAASTKFDGGSVLVCGGSTGLTGAPSLASAAAARAGAGYVTVLVPASLNLVFEVRQAEVMSVPLPDEDGALMPAAVAPALERLERADALVLGPGLGRAEGSAQFARDLAAAANVPLVLDADGLNAHAGRLEDLASRRAPTVLTPHGGELARLLGVGNEEVRGRRLALAREAAHRAGAIVVLKGDDTLVVTPAGAVAVSPGDAPALATAGTGDVLGGTIAALLARRVEPFAAACAGVELHRRAGRIVGERIGVEGAIAGDVIDALPAARRR
- the alr gene encoding alanine racemase, with translation MALRALARVNLAAIERNCALIRREIGADVALCAAVKANGYGHGAVQSARAAVAGGATWLAVATGGEAAELRAARLDARLIVLGALAPEELDEALDADADVVAWNERFVEQLATAAGARAAATAAPPIRVHLKLDVGMGRLGTRDADELLRVADRVAAAPGLELAGAMTHFPCADEDVALTRGQLAAFTAFGERLRAAHPGVLLHAANSAAALALPESRLDLVRCGIAVYGLSPWEDDATAHGLEPALELRSWVAALKPLAAGETVGYGARFRAQAPTWIATLPIGYGDGVRRGWERDGVALLGGRRRPLVGRVSMDNVTVDVGPEPGVALGDPAILIGAAGEERLTAEEVARRLGTINYEVVTALSARVVRAYHRDGAPA